In Pseudomonas putida, a genomic segment contains:
- a CDS encoding DUF6283 family protein yields MSNLPHIKKPCRDCPFRKDSLRGWLGKDRIIEILAADSFVCHKKTDMQCAGHMLINGQENAFVRTAERLRIPLDLSGGEQVFESKVACIEHHSREK; encoded by the coding sequence ATGTCCAACCTGCCTCACATCAAGAAGCCCTGCCGAGACTGCCCGTTTCGCAAGGACTCTTTGCGGGGTTGGTTGGGCAAGGATCGGATCATCGAAATTCTCGCGGCCGACTCGTTCGTCTGCCACAAGAAGACGGACATGCAGTGCGCTGGGCACATGCTCATCAATGGCCAAGAAAACGCATTTGTGCGAACGGCTGAGCGACTTCGCATCCCGCTAGACCTTTCCGGCGGCGAGCAGGTCTTCGAGAGCAAAGTCGCCTGCATCGAGCACCATTCTCGCGAGAAGTAA